The Buteo buteo chromosome 3, bButBut1.hap1.1, whole genome shotgun sequence genomic sequence GAGATGTCAACTCCCCCTCTGGCTGGGGCAGGCATGCCGCCCGGTGCTTTCTCGGGGACGCAGGCTCAAGCAGCTCGGGAGGTAAATACAGCCTCTCTCTGTCGAATTGGCCAAGAGACAGTGCAGGACATTGTATTTCGAACCATGGAAATCTTCCAGTTGCTGAGGAACATGCAGGtgagaaataactttttcttcttatggTCCTCAACTTCCCATGTTTTTCCCACTAACTCTCATATGTAGGCACAGGAGGTAGCTTAGGACATTTAAATACGTAACTCAAtcaaactgctttgaaaagggGGATTGATTGGAGAAGTGAATACTACTGTTAATAGATTTGCTTACTCCTGTACGTTAAGTAAAGATGGAGAACATTCAGAAATGCTAAATTGTTATATCCCCTACAATGAATATACTCTAAACACATTTaatatctgtgttttcctttattaataGTGAAGTCTGTTTATATGCCAGttatgtttctctgtttttgttAACATCTGGGGATTAATTTTAGAGGAATTTTCATTGatctttttctgtaatatttccCACCTAGAACTTTTTGACATTTCTCTTTGTTATTAAAGTGGACATAATCCTTATGCATGGGTACTTCCTGAGAAAACGTACAAACTTTTGTTATGTTTCTCTGTTGACAGCAGAAGATAAATAATCACTCCCGTTCCCTCTGTATTTTCACGACTCTGGCAGTTTCCTTCTGTAGTTATCTTAGGTATAGATATACGTACTTAGAATTTGCTAACTGTGAATTAACTTTGATTGGGTCTCTGAATTGTGACCTGGGGTTAATACACAAACTCTCAAAGTATAATACTCAGATAACAACAGTGTCATGCTCAAGCATTTTGAAGACATTCACTGAAAAGAGTTACAGAGGGATTGACAACGATCAAAAGTGTAGAATACACGAAGCTGTTCAACAGCAGTAATTTGGCACATCAGATGAGcagataaaatacagaattttgctgctaaagaaaatagaaatttcaGTGATTTCTGTGAGGATAGTGTGattgtcttattttaaaatgtaaaaaaccctctgtgatttattttagtttatttatttCGTGTGACAGAaactttaacaaaatatttttaacgtTTTGGGGTTCTGGTTCTCTAAGTTACCGAATGGTGTTACTTATCATACTGGAACATATCAAGACAGACTGGGAAAGCTGCAGGAACATCTCCGTCAGCTATCAATActcttcagaaaactgagatTAGTCTATGACAAATGCAATGAAAACTGTGCTGGGCTCGATCCTGTTCCCATAGAAGTAAGTATCTTTATTGATATATAAATTACAAATCAGAATAACCACTCTCTGCTTAGCATGTCATCCATTCTCCTGAGTTGCAGGAGACTCATAACAAGTTTTAAATGAGACTGAAATTATTCAGTGGACTGAATTCTGGTTATTATGTGGAGGTGGTTGGAAGATTGTGAAACTTCCACGTTAACATCAACATTTCTTACCAATTCGGAGGGATCCAATTTTGAAAtcaaacttcatttaaaattttagcCTTTTTCCTCAGGCTTCTTGGTACATTCACTAATTTGTTTCCCCTAGGGAATAAAGGGTCAGCacaagttgttttttaaagaagttgttATAGCTGGAAAACGTGTGCTTTAAGCTCTCACCTGCCAACCTGGCTCCCTGAGTAATAAACATTATTCTCTTGTTCTGCCCATCAGTCTGCGCCTCCGTAGTTCCTTTTCTTAGCTACTCTTAACCCTCCTGAGCCAGTATGAACCAAATCTGAATGTGCAGTGGTGATGGAAAAGCTAACAGGGTAAGACTTCCAGGAAGGAGGATTGGCCAAAGTTTATCCTAATAAAAATGCTATTCCTAGTAAAATCCAAACTTAATTTTCCCCTCTCATAAGTTAAATGGTTTCTAATTCCTATTAATACTCTTAAGCCTGTTTTCTGTTACAATTTGAGTTACTACTGCTCTATATTAAGTAGAACTGTGAAGTTCTTTAATTACTGACCTCTGGATTCTGAGGCAACTCTATTAATGGACTTCTGATTGTCCATTGAGTTTTAATCATTTAAGCattatattttgtatttgagTCTCTTCACTGAATAGGAATAAAGAGATGAAGGAGTCCATTCTGTACAGTCCATTCTAGGCTACTAATCTCCTTCTGTCAACAGTCACTGCCATTTGTTTCAGAGAAAGGTATTTGGAAACCTTAGAGCAAGCAAGGGAGTAAGATAactttcccatttaaaaaaataaaacttttttcatgGTTTGTTGACTTGTGTGCAAAGCTGAATACTTGTGAcctctttaaaagcttttgatgTGTCTTGTTTTCACATATAGTTGGGATGAGGTGAGGTTGGTCTTTTCACAGTTTTTTCCTGTTACCAGGATGAAAAAGAATCACCATGGAGAACATGAGTAGTCACTTTAAGCTTTTTTAATGCAATGTCTCATTGATACGTTATGCGCAGCAGAGTTTTGTATTAATAGATGGAATTCTTCTTACCTACTTAGTCTGTTCTGTTGTGAAGTTAATAGAACGCCTGCCTCCTCGTGTTTTATTGGTTAGGGTGAATGAGAGTGGCACGCCATTCCTCTTGGATCAGTTTTCTTAAATtcttatttcagcttttcaatAATAGTCTCAATCATATTATTTAATGACTGACATTCTAACCATATCTTTAAAGAATATCAACAAATCTCTTTTTCCACACAGTCAGGAGAAGTCAGTACCTACTAATATTCCTTAGTGTATTATTATTgatataaatgtttttatatttttttgttaatgtggACTACTAATGTAATAGGTATTCTTATCAACCTTCTGTTAACTACATAGTGAGGCATGAGATAGTTGTGAAGCAAATCTGGCTACAGAGTCCTCTAATTGATTAAATTTCCAGCTTCATTTGCGTGTTAGGTGTAgttctttgcttctctgtgtttttttttctactagcttttctgaaagatggGAGTTTTCAAAGGAAGTGTTCCACTTTGAGTGGTACTTTATTTTTGCATCAGAGAGAGAAGATTTTTCGAAGAGTATTTAGCATCCACACTACTTCATGGTATGCAAACATAGTGAGTTCTTAACCTTTACTGCTTTCTCATGGCAGAGTTTAGTGTGATTGGTTTTGGCCATTTTAATAAGCTTAATAAGAGTGGCCTACAAAAATTTTTGTatagaaggaaattaaattttcagtgGGTTAAATCAAAGTAAGTTTTCCATCAGAATGCTGAAGGATGCTACTCAATGCTTCATAATATTACACCCCAACCTAAGTAACAAGTTAATATGCATTCGATGAGCAACATGGTCCCAGACTTTTAAACTAATGTCTTCTTGCTCATTTGCACCAATTACTAGTCTTTCATTTGCCTGTAATGTGTATGTGAACAAGGATGTAATTTTGCTATCAACTTTAGCTTTTTTTAGTTCAGGACAGAAAAATCAACAATAGACTATAGACTTTGTGGAGCTATGTTTGTGTAAAATGTTACAgcttataattattttttaataagatgtTAGTAGCTTGGGAGTGTTCTGACAGAagcatgtatttgttttgtatCTAGTATATTTACtgattcaattttttttaggaaggGAACATACATTAATATTCATCTAGAAGTTCTTTATTGAAGATTTTTGGCTTTGTAGAACCTTACAATAAAGATAGTACACTACATGCTTAAGGAGATCACAGTGGGAAATTCTTACGGAAAAATTCCTATTAGGTAACTGTGGGCCTCGTCTTAAGAATAGCCAAACAGAGGCCCACTAAAATAGCAAGTCATAATTAGGGTATTAACCAAGTAGCTATGTAAAGCCAGTCATAATTATGTTTAGTATATCACTGAAATACTTTATAAGAATGATAACTTCATGTTTGTGGTATTTCATAGTGTGGAAtggtaaattttaaaataacaatctGCAGAGTTCAAGAATACAAGGATTATCTGTgataaatatcttaaaatgtaaatactgGGTTCTGCTTGCAGTTGTGTAGTTGCTTAGGTCTAGGCATGATAATATGTGGGATTGTGTATTTTTGAAGTACATTGTTTTCGTGGAGAAACGACTGAGGTCATTCCAAGGCCTTTGGGTTTGAGGTGACAAATTAAGCTTGTCTCCACTTACTCTTGGGAAGTTTGAACCTATGGAGAAAATGGCAGTAACTTAtgtatgtcctggttttggtttctttttttccttcttttttttcttttttttttttctttttttatctaaaGCTAATGTTTTTTGTCTTCACAGCAACTTATTCCATATGTTGAAGAAGATGGCTCCAAGCACGATGATCGTGGTGCTGCAAGTCAGCTTCGTTTTGCTActgaagagagaagggaaatcATGGAAGTAAATAAGGTaacaaagtagaaaataattttcataaaactgaaaatgtcatgTTGTCATTACAAAGCTTAAATTTCTAGATTGCTGTACTAAATGTGGTATGTGTGATGACTACCATCAAACTTGGTAATAAATACTTTGCATGTAACTATTTCAGAATTACCTTTTAGtaagcagggtttttttagctgTACCTCTGGCTGTAGAGTTTAGGTTTCTTGACAATTTTAACTTGTGCCTCTTTTTAAACCTACATATATTCTTCCAAATATGGTGTATTATGTTTATGCTTAACCCACTAGATACTGGCAGTACAGGTTGAGGTAAAGTTGAACTTATTTCTCTTCAAAACTTACCTTAGGTGTTAAAAAATGGGTATTGAACATCAGATGTGTAAATATTATTGCAGTGATGTGAGTTAGTAATGGATTTTCAGGGCTACCTCCTGTATTTTGACAGTTTGAGGAAGACCATTCCTTTTTAAGTGTAGCATTTATTGAATCTTgacacattcagaaaaaaatatacaatgtATGATAAAGGTGCTGTTAAATTTTCGGTTTGAGTGGCAGTATGCAACTGAGTACGATTACTGAAGATGGATtcaaatctaaaaataaataagctgtAGTAAATGCTAATATAATATTGAGATTAAAAATACGTAGTTTTACCAGACCACAATTTTCAACACTGTTTTTTCAATCTGTAAAGTAAAAAGATAggattaattaaatatttctgtagctGTAATATCTGTAAATACATAGTAGAAAGGAGGCATAATCTACAAAAATCACTTAACAAAGGACATAAAtgagtaaaatatttatttatggaaAGAATAATTGGTGGGTTTTCAGCTTCTAAAATGTttccaatattttaatttgccttCAACAATCAGAGATGTACTGAATTTTTCGTAacccatttatttcaaaaaacgCATGCATATTGTACAGGAGCAAATGAGGACTACATGAATTTAGAGAAAAGGACTTGTCAGCTTTCCTGTTGTATTCTTTCTGTTCAGTGCTGATGTAGCAGGGTTGTATACTTTATATTGTATGTAATGTTGTACTGTGAATTTATGCACATTTATTTGCAATCTTTAAGAGTTAATAAGCTTAACTGTCcatatttgctgtgtttttaatagTTCTATGACATGTTTTTGCCCTTGATGTTGTACTTGTATGctaatatgtttttaaatctcCTTGGTGTGATCTTGTGAAAAGAATTTCATAAATGTTTATGACGAGTTCTGAACCTTAAAAAGGTTGATGGTATCACAGAACCATTGGTAGCAAATTGGTAATTAAGAATGTATTAAAACCTTCACTTAAATCTGGTCTGAAATCCTGTATTTACACTTAAATGCCTAGACCTAATTTCCAGATTTTCCACAGTAAAACTTCACAAGATAGTTGAACTTTCTCTAGTATTCTTACAGACAAATATTTCATAACTGCTGCAAAAGAAATTGAAACTTTGAAATTTCTTGGTTTTGAAAGTGCactgagtttttttcttttgtctgccTCCAGCTGTATAAGCACATCCACTACTGCTTTCAAAGTTCAAATTTTAATACATTACAGAATAggaaatgctttggtttttatgactagaaataaagaaattcttatttttgcaaagaaaaatcactaGAATCAGGTTAATTGGTCTAATTTCTGACACTGGCTGCTGGACTTAAATAGCCCTCTCTGGTTCTTAGGTGGCACTCCTGATAGCTTTCCAATCCTCTGTAGGATGTAATGTCCACCTCCAATGCAATTTTGCctaatttattttagcaaaatttcAGTAATACAAAATGGTGAAAATGCTGTGACAGGGAAACCAACATGACAGATGAAGAAGCTTTTTATATTCTTGACCCactatcttttcttccttcagctggTTGTCCTGTTCTCACCTAGTCCTTTTTTCTGTGATAGGcagtattttttcagtcttgcaTGTTACTGGTACCAAAAAAGCATTATTGCAATAACCCAATACTTTGACACAATTGAGACATTTGAATTCTTAGACCTTTCATGGGTCTCTTAATTTTGCCCTTCTTGCTGTGATATCCCAGCCAGTCTGATCTCTTCAGTGGCTCTGGGTATGTGTGAAAGACACTAACTGCCCTGCAGGGGCCCTGTGGAGCACAGCCAAAACTAGTAGATCATATAAACTTTGTCATCATTTGATGTCATTTTACTGTATAGTGACATCTTTTggccttatttatttatttatttatttattctgctaTATTAGACTTATCTTTTAGGTCAGAAAATTTAACGTGCTCACCTTGGCTAAGAAGTACTTGTCCATTAGTTTAAAATATGGATCAGTTTACAAGGTAATGAATTTCTGTGCTAGCAATTCAGTAATATTTAGCAACTGTAGGtttaaataaaacctgttaAGTGTAAAAACAAAAGGGACTTTTGCCAGCACTAAGAAGAGTGCACCGTTATTgtaaaacaaccaaacaaaccattTATTGAGCACTGACTACCTCTACCTTTTGTACTAAATGGTTCTCTCCCGCAGTTCCCAAAAATGTTGCTTATTCCTTTTATCTGTATTTGCTTACTAGGGTTGTAAATTGTTGAGGTGGTTGACtcttttctggaataaaaatttACTGTTCCAGAATCAGTTTAGCATTTACATTGGTCTACTAATACAGGTCCTGATCCAGTTTTCACTGAACATAATTACTATTTGCAACAATTGGAAGCTGTTACCAAAATTTCCTCACTTGCCTTCATATTTTTTGAGTCTTTAATGTTCTGTCTACAGGTTTTTTACCTTCTAAGTATAGCATCATCTGTAATATTTTCAAGATGTCAGGCTTACCTTGGGTCCATGGTCTTGTAGTACATTTGACAGGATTTACAACAGAAAATACCAAATCACAGACTGAGAACATTTTAATCTGTGTTGCTGCCTTAGCAGCAGCTTTCTTTACTACTTGTTTTTAGAAATGGAGCAAGTGCAGCTTTGGGTTTTTAGATGCTGTAGGTTCTGGTTTCAAATGAAGCACTTAGGAAAACCATGGCATAATTAGTAGTCTCAATACATTTGggtgaaaatgaaataatgcaaaatagcATGAGGACATTCTAGTTGACCCTTTAGAAAACAATCATGTTTGATATTCTTAATTAATCTTTGCTAACTGGTTAATGGTGATCTTGCTAAGAGCAGAAGAGACAATCTACATGACAGGCTTTTAAGTTAAGCTGTTACAAGTTTAGCTTGGGGCTTTTTTGATAACAAAACCATTGTGCTGATGTTGTTTAGAGAAGCTTGGAATTAGTCTTTCTCTTTGGAGAACCTTACCTGAAAACTACTTTTGACTGTGCTGAAaacctgcatttcttttaaacaatcTTTCATGCtacttgcatgtatttttaatttgttttgtatttgtagAGTCCTTTTTCACCCAAAATATGAGTGTGCACCAAGGAACACTTTAACAAGAGGGGAAGAATTGTTTATTTGGACACCTTCTCAGCAGGTTAATCTGCAGTGGGGGCTGTTCCGTCCTGTTTTGGGTACCTAAACTGGCTCTCTGCAATGGTAGAATTACAGAGGAATTTAGGCTCAGTGGGAGTACTGGAGATTATCGGATTCAACccccagctcaaagcagggccaaccAGCAAAGTTAGATTCAGTTGCTCAGGCTCATATCCAGTaccattttcagtatttgtaaGGATGGAAATTCTACCCTTTCTGGGCCCTTCTTAAGTGTTGACTTTCACTGTGAAAGTTTTCCTAATGTTACATTggaattttctttgctgtaactCATGCCCGCTGCCCCTCatccttttgcttttgctttccttcaagaaaagtccagctttgtcttttctgtgaTCTTCATTAAGTAGCTGAAGACAGCATCTTGATCCTGCCTTAGCCTTCTCTGCTTGAGACTGAACAAATATAGCTTTAATCATCTTGGTGGCCTTACACTAGATGTTCTCCAGTATGTTAGTGTTTTGTATTGAGCCCCAAATTGGACAATCATTCTCCAGAACCAAATAGAGGAGAGGAACAATTTCACTTTACCTGATAGGTACACTCTTGCTAATATAGCACAGCATGCAGCTAGTCTTCACTGTTACAAAAAGATCCACTGCTGACTCATTTTCTACTTGTCAGAAAGTTTCAGAAAGGACCTCAGGTCATTTGCTGTAAATCTGCTTTCTATTCAGTCAGCTCTCTGCCTGTGCTGTTGTAGGagtttattctgttttcagatgtaGGATGTTGCTTTAATTGAGGTTCCTGAGATAGGTGTTGGCCTGCCTTTCCCACCTGTGAATTGGACATCCTACCACTGAGTATACTGACCACTTCCCCCAGTTTGGTATTGTCCACAAATTTGGTACTTTGATACGGTGATTAAGTCATTAAGTGTGGATAAGTCATTAATGAGGATATTAAGTATATTGACCTTAGTATCAAACCTGAGAAACATCAGTGACCAGCTGCTGCTTGGTCTCAATACTGATGATCACAACATTTAGAACCCAGTAGTCTAGCCAGTTTTCCATCAACCCTATAATCCACCTATCCAAATGACATTTCTCCAATTTGGCTGCAAGGATACTATGAGAGACTGTGTCAAAAGCCTGACTAAtatgaaagtaaagaaaatcccctgctctccccttgGCCACACAGCCAGTCATTTCTCAATAGAAGGCTATCATGTTGGTCAGGCGTAACACATCTTTGGTAAATGCAAGATGACTGCTCCCAGTCACCTTATCATTCATGTGTCTGGACATGGCTTCGGGGAGGATTTGCTGCATAGTCTTTCTGGGGTCAGGGTTaggctgaccagcctgtagttTCTGTAGTTCTCTGGATTCCCCCTCCTTGCCTTTCTTGAAGATGAGCTGAGACGTTTCCTTTTTCATCAGGAACCTCTCCCCATCTCCAATAGAAAATTATGTAGAGTAGTCTTGTAATGTCATCAGCTAGTTCTTTCAGcattgaaatgcattttattccagataatgaaatatttccttttcagtttcatttaaaatgttgcaTGCAAAGTTTTTCTTGTAGCTTCCTGTATCAAAACAATATCATGGTTACAAAGTTGAGAAAAGTGAGGAAATGTCAAGCTTAAAGCTGTCTGTACAATCCCAATTGTCCCTTTTTGTTCTCGTATAAATGCATATTAAACAACCTTTATTACATTATCACATTTGGTTactctcttccccctgcccctttcTCTTCTGGAAGAGTGCTTGAGCTATAAACTGCTAGGCACTGTTTAGAGATGATGAACATTTATCAGTATTGTTATAAATAAGATTATAAATCCTGGTTTACGTGTTGTATGAGGGTATTCAATAAGCAGGGAATTTGGGAATGAGAAGGAAGGATTAATGTAGGTAGTGAGTAAGTAGCTGAAGGCTGCTCTTGAGAACTGGATTTTTATTGTTGTCTATGCCACAAAATGTCTGTGATAGTTGTTCATTCTTCCCCTTACAGTTGGTGATAGCTGTCCTTTGAAAATTTGTGGCAAGGTGTTAAAATATGAAGTTTAGTGATGGACTTGAATCTTCTGTGTCTCTGGACAAAGTTAGTAGACACTCCAGTTTTATCTGTAGTCTTCCTGTGACTTCATTTGCCATCTGTAACTGAGGGTCATACATCTGTGTGATTTTCATGT encodes the following:
- the MED30 gene encoding mediator of RNA polymerase II transcription subunit 30 isoform X1 translates to MSTPPLAGAGMPPGAFSGTQAQAAREVNTASLCRIGQETVQDIVFRTMEIFQLLRNMQLPNGVTYHTGTYQDRLGKLQEHLRQLSILFRKLRLVYDKCNENCAGLDPVPIEQLIPYVEEDGSKHDDRGAASQLRFATEERREIMEVNKKLKQKNQQLKQIMDQLRNLIWDINAMLAMRN
- the MED30 gene encoding mediator of RNA polymerase II transcription subunit 30 isoform X2 gives rise to the protein MSTPPLAGAGMPPGAFSGTQAQAAREVNTASLCRIGQETVQDIVFRTMEIFQLLRNMQQLIPYVEEDGSKHDDRGAASQLRFATEERREIMEVNKKLKQKNQQLKQIMDQLRNLIWDINAMLAMRN